In the genome of Mauremys mutica isolate MM-2020 ecotype Southern chromosome 8, ASM2049712v1, whole genome shotgun sequence, one region contains:
- the HNRNPA0 gene encoding heterogeneous nuclear ribonucleoprotein A0, translating into MENSQLCKLFIGGLNVQTTEAGLREHFEAYGTLTDCVVVLNPQTKRSRCFGFVTYSAVEEADAAMAASPHAVDGNAVELKRAVSREDSARPGAHAKVKKLFVGGLKGDVGEGDLVQHFSQFGPVEKAEIIADKQSGKKRGFGFVYFQNHDAADKAAVVKFHPIQGHRVEVKKAVPKEDIQSGGGGGGSSRPSRGGRGGGRGRGGGGSGNRDHNGLSKGGGGYNSYGGYGGGGGYGSYSSGSYGGGGGGGDYGNGYGGFGSYSQHQSSYGPMKSGGGGGGGGGSWGGRSNSGPYRGGYGGGGYGGSSF; encoded by the coding sequence ATGGAGAATTCGCAGCTGTGCAAGCTGTTCATCGGCGGCCTGAACGTGCAGACCACAGAGGCCGGGCTCCGGGAGCACTTCGAGGCCTACGGCACCCTCACCGACTGCGTGGTCGTGCTCAACCCGCAGACCAAGCGCTCCCGATGCTTCGGGTTCGTCACCTACTCGGCGGTGGAGGAGGCCGACGCCGCCATGGCCGCCTCCCCCCACGCCGTGGACGGCAACGCGGTCGAGCTGAAGCGGGCCGTGTCCCGGGAGGACTCGGCCCGGCCGGGGGCCCACGCTAAGGTGAAGAAGCTCTTCGTGGGCGGTCTCAAGGGGGACGTGGGCGAGGGGGACCTGGTCCAGCACTTTAGCCAGTTCGGCCCGGTGGAGAAGGCCGAGATCATCGCCGACAAACAGAGCGGCAAGAAGCGCGGCTTCGGCTTCGTCTATTTCCAGAACCACGACGCCGCCGACAAGGCCGCTGTGGTCAAGTTCCATCCGATCCAGGGCCACCGCGTGGAGGTCAAGAAGGCCGTGCCCAAGGAGGACATCCAGTCGGGCGGGGGAGGCGGTGGCTCCTCCAGGCCTTCCCGGGGCGGCAGGGGAGGAGGACGAGGACGGGGCGGCGGCGGATCCGGCAACCGGGACCACAACGGTCTCTCCAAAGGAGGCGGCGGCTATAATAGCTACGGAGGCTACGGCGGAGGCGGCGGCTACGGATCTTACAGCAGCGGCTCCTACGGAGGAGGTGGTGGAGGCGGAGATTACGGCAACGGGTACGGCGGGTTCGGCAGCTACAGCCAACATCAGTCTTCCTACGGCCCCATGAAGAGCggcggaggaggcggaggagggggcggcAGCTGGGGAGGGCGCAGTAACAGTGGACCGTACAGAGGAGGCTATGGCGGGGGAGGGTATGGCGGCAGCTCCTTCTAA